In the genome of Raphanus sativus cultivar WK10039 chromosome 4, ASM80110v3, whole genome shotgun sequence, one region contains:
- the LOC108852004 gene encoding floral homeotic protein APETALA 3 isoform X2 — translation MARGKIQIKRIENQTNRQVTYSKRRNGLFKKAHELTVLCDARVSIIMFSSSNKLHEFISPNTSTKEIIDLYQTVSDVDVWSAHYERMQETKRKLLETNRNLRTQIKQRLGECLDELDIQELRSLEEEMENTFKLVRERKNKSQQDIQKNLIHELELRAEDPHYGLVDNGGDYDSVLGYQLRFHQNHHHNYPNHALHSASASDIITFHLLE, via the exons ATGGCGAGAGGGAAGATCCAGATCAAGAGGATAGAGAACCAGACCAACCGACAAGTGACGTATTCAAAGAGAAGAAATGGGTTGTTCAAGAAAGCCCACGAGCTCACGGTTCTGTGTGACGCTAGGGTTTCGATTATCATGTTCTCTAGCTCCAACAAGCTTCATGAGTTCATCAGCCCTAACACCTC AACGAAGGAGATCATAGATCTGTACCAAACAGTTTCTGATGTTGATGTTTGGAGCGCTCACTATGAg AGAATGCAAGAAACCAAGAGGAAACTGTTGGAGACAAACAGAAATCTTCGGACTCAGATTAa ACAGAGGCTAGGTGAGTGTTTGGACGAGCTTGATATTCAGGAGCTGCGTAGTCTTGAGGAAGAAATGGAAAACACTTTCAAACTCGTTCGCGAGCGCAAG AACAAGAGTCAACAAGACATACAAAAGAATCTCATACATGAGCTG GAACTAAGAGCAGAAGATCCTCATTATGGACTAGTAGACAATGGAGGAGACTACGATTCGGTCCTTGGATATCAACTTCGTTTCCATCAGAACCATCACCACAATTACCCCAACCATGCCCTTCATTCAGCATCTGCCTCTGATATCATTACCTTCCACCTTCTTGAGTAA
- the LOC108852004 gene encoding floral homeotic protein APETALA 3 isoform X1: MARGKIQIKRIENQTNRQVTYSKRRNGLFKKAHELTVLCDARVSIIMFSSSNKLHEFISPNTSTKEIIDLYQTVSDVDVWSAHYERMQETKRKLLETNRNLRTQIKQRLGECLDELDIQELRSLEEEMENTFKLVRERKFKSLGNQIETTKKKNKSQQDIQKNLIHELELRAEDPHYGLVDNGGDYDSVLGYQLRFHQNHHHNYPNHALHSASASDIITFHLLE; encoded by the exons ATGGCGAGAGGGAAGATCCAGATCAAGAGGATAGAGAACCAGACCAACCGACAAGTGACGTATTCAAAGAGAAGAAATGGGTTGTTCAAGAAAGCCCACGAGCTCACGGTTCTGTGTGACGCTAGGGTTTCGATTATCATGTTCTCTAGCTCCAACAAGCTTCATGAGTTCATCAGCCCTAACACCTC AACGAAGGAGATCATAGATCTGTACCAAACAGTTTCTGATGTTGATGTTTGGAGCGCTCACTATGAg AGAATGCAAGAAACCAAGAGGAAACTGTTGGAGACAAACAGAAATCTTCGGACTCAGATTAa ACAGAGGCTAGGTGAGTGTTTGGACGAGCTTGATATTCAGGAGCTGCGTAGTCTTGAGGAAGAAATGGAAAACACTTTCAAACTCGTTCGCGAGCGCAAG TTTAAATCACTTGGGAATCAAATCGAGACCACCAAGAAAAAG AACAAGAGTCAACAAGACATACAAAAGAATCTCATACATGAGCTG GAACTAAGAGCAGAAGATCCTCATTATGGACTAGTAGACAATGGAGGAGACTACGATTCGGTCCTTGGATATCAACTTCGTTTCCATCAGAACCATCACCACAATTACCCCAACCATGCCCTTCATTCAGCATCTGCCTCTGATATCATTACCTTCCACCTTCTTGAGTAA
- the LOC108855183 gene encoding aspartyl protease AED3: MRTQLIFLLISLLALNSESLNCYENNPRGHPSDLRVFHISSPCSPFKQPNTVSWEKTLLKDKARLQYLSSLAVKSSVPIASGRAIVQSPTYIVRANIGTPAQPMLVALDTSNDAAWVPCSGCVGCASSVLFDPSKSNSSRTLQCEAPQCKQAPNPTCTVGKSCGFNMTYGGSAITASLTQDTLTLANDVIPNYTFGCINQATGTSLPAQGLMGLGRGPLSLISQTQSLYMSTFSYCLPNSKSSNFSGSLRLGPKFQPLRIKTTPLLKNPRRSSLYYVNLVGIRVGNKIVDIPTSALAFDPATGAGTIFDSGTVFTRLVEPAYLAVRDEFRRRVKNANATSLGGFDTCYSGSVVFPPVTFMFAGMNVTLPPDNLLIHSSSGNTSCLAMAAAPNNVNSVLNVIASMQQQNHRVLIDVPNSRLGISRETCT, encoded by the exons ATGAGAACCCAACTCATCTTTCTACTCATCTCTCTCTTAGCCTTGAACTCTGAATCACTAAACTGCTATGAAAATAACCCACGAGGCCATCCCTCAGATCTAAGAGTGTTCCATATTAGCAGCCCTTGCTCTCCATTCAAACAACCAAACACTGTCTCATGGGAAAAAACACTCCTTAAAGACAAGGCTCGTCTCCAGTACTTGTCAAGCCTCGCCGTAAAATCTTCGGTCCCAATCGCCTCGGGACGTGCCATCGTTCAGAGCCCGACTTATATCGTGAGGGCTAATATCGGGACACCAGCTCAGCCCATGCTCGTGGCTCTTGACACTAGCAATGACGCTGCTTGGGTTCCTTGTTCTGGCTGTGTTGGCTGTGCTTCCTCTGTTCTCTTTGACCCTTCCAAGTCAAACTCTTCCCGCACTCTTCAATGCGAAGCTCCTCAGTGTAAACAG GCTCCAAACCCAACGTGCACCGTAGGCAAATCATGTGGTTTCAATATGACTTATGGTGGATCAGCCATCACAGCATCTCTGACACAAGATACACTAACACTAGCCAATGACGTCATCCCAAACTACACTTTTGGTTGCATCAACCAAGCCACTGGAACATCGTTGCCAGCGCAAGGACTCATGGGTTTAGGTCGTGGTCCATTGTCTTTAATCTCACAGACACAAAGTCTTTATATGTCCACGTTCTCGTATTGCTTGCCTAATAGTAAGTCCAGCAACTTCTCGGGATCGTTGAGATTGGGACCTAAGTTTCAACCACTTAGGATCAAGACAACTCCATTGTTGAAGAACCCTAGGAGGTCCTCTCTTTATTATGTTAACTTGGTCGGGATTCGTGTCGGGAATAAGATTGTGGATATTCCTACAAGTGCACTCGCCTTTGATCCGGCCACAGGAGCTGGCACCATCTTTGACTCTG GAACGGTCTTCACGAGGCTAGTTGAACCAGCTTACCTTGCCGTAAGAGATGAGTTCAGACGACGCGTCAAGAACGCAAACGCAACATCACTCGGAGGTTTTGACACTTGCTACTCCGGCTCTGTTGTCTTCCCACCTGTCACGTTTATGTTTGCGGGAATGAACGTGACTCTGCCTCCGGACAATCTTCTCATCCACAGCTCCTCCGGCAACACCAGTTGCCTCGCCATGGCCGCAGCTCCGAACAACGTAAACTCTGTCCTTAACGTTATCGCTAGTATGCAGCAGCAGAACCACCGTGTCCTCATCGACGTACCCAATTCCAGGCTCGGCATTTCCCGTGAAACATGCACCTAA
- the LOC108848603 gene encoding vesicle-associated membrane protein 727, with amino-acid sequence MSQQKGLIYSFVAKGTVVLAEHTPYSGNFSTIAVQCLQKLPTNSSKYTYSCDGHTFNFLVENNGFVFLVVADESTGRSVPFVFLERVKEDFKKRYEASIKNDEPHPLADDDDEDDDLFGDRFSIAYNLDREFGPILKEHMQYCMSHPEEMSKLSKLKAQINDVKGIMMDNIEKVLDRGEKIELLVDKTENLQFQADSFQRQGRQLRRKMWIQSLQMKLMVGGAVLSFILIVWVVACGGFKCSS; translated from the exons ATGAGTCAGCAGAAGGGATTGATTTACAGCTTCGTAGCCAAAGGAACCGTCGTTCTAGCCGAGCATACTCCTTACTCTGGAAACTTCAGCACCATCGCTGTTCAATGTCTCCAGAAGCTTCCCACTAACAGCAGCAAGTATACTTACTCCTGCGATGGCCACACCTTCAACTTCCTTGTCGAAAACAACGGTTTTG TGTTTCTTGTGGTTGCTGATGAGTCTACTGGAAGAAGTGTTCCTTTTGTGTTCCTTGAACGGGTCAAAGAAGATTTCAAGAAACGGTATGAGGCGAGTATAAAGAACGATGAGCCACACCCTCTTGCAGATGATGATGACGAGGATGATGATTTGTTTGGCGATCGGTTTAGCATCGCTTACAATCTTGACAGGGAGTTCGG GCCTATACTTAAGGAGCATATGCAGTATTGTATGAGCCATCCTGAAGAGATGAGCAAACTTTCAAAGTTGAAGGCTCAAATAAATGATGTCAAGGGGATCATGATGGACAACATTGAGAAG GTTCTGGACAGGGGAGAGAAGATAGAACTTCTGGTTGACAAAACGGAGAACCTTCAGTTCCAGGCAGATAGCTTCCAGAGGCAAGGAAGGCAACTTAGAAGGAAGATGTGGATACAGAGCCTGCAGATGAAGCTGATGGTGGGAGGTGCTGTTTTGTCCTTTATTCTCATTGTTTGGGTTGTTGCTTGTGGTGGTTTTAAATGCTCGTCTTGA